The Asterias rubens chromosome 1, eAstRub1.3, whole genome shotgun sequence genome segment TGCGTATCGCAGGACGGATTCTTAAGAGTGTTTGATTATGATACCATGGATTTGCACGGATCGATGAAGAGTTACTTTGGAGGATTATCGTGTGTATGTTGGAGCCCTGACGGTAAGTATGTGGTTGTAGGTGGAGAGGACGATCTAGTGACAGTGTGGTCGTTCATGGATAAGAAAGTAGTGGCCAGAGGTCATGGTCACGGGTCATGGGTCAGCGTGGTGAGTTTTGACCCCTTCACAACGGCGGTGCTGCAAAATGAATCGACGTTATACGGAAGCGACGATGATTTCAGTTTAATGAACAGCAGAGAACGATCGTACAGTAGCCACTCGAGAACTTCTATCATTAGCAGTGGCGAGAACAGCATCACCCAAGTGTCGTATCGCTTCGGATCTGTTGGACAAGACACCCATCTATGTCTGTGGGAATTCACCGAGGACTCCTTGCGCATGTTCCAACCGCCGATACGTACACGGACAAACACGACGCTCTCCCTGGGGCAGACCTCGCTGTCGCAATCGAACAATATCGCCTCGCATAACAAGTCCACGGGCAACGCGACGGGGCACTTGGACAGCAGTAGTATAAGTAGTAAGTTCTCCAATCTCTCGTTAACGACGGACAAACACAAGGACAAACACAAGAAGGACAGTGTGTCGAGCAAGAGCAGCATGCACTCCCATAGTAACAAGATGCACCTGCGTATCTTGGAGGAGGGCTCTAGGGTCGGCACCCAGGTGTGCCCTCGTCTGGATGAGGTCCTGATGTTGGAGCCCCTGGTAGCCAAGAAGATCGCTCAGGAGAGGCTGACTGCCTTGGTCTGCAGAGAGGACTGTATAGTCACAGCGTGTCAGGAGGGCTTCGTCAGTACGTGGGCAAGGCCAGGCAAAGTAGTGAGTATTtaagagtaataataatatcaaagtcttatatagcacacatatCTACCTAGCAAGGCACTCAAGACGCTTAGTGTAAAAACTAAATATACATTATATCGAAGGATGgattattgaagttatgaattatgAGATCCAATTatcaccttataatggtttacaaggtgctacggcgcatacagcagccacagccaggaacaccggggcgaacccctactcttttcgataagtgcactgggtccttttacatgcgttgcacaacacatgggaccaacggctttacgtcccatctgaagaacgaagcaatggttaagtgtcttgcttaaggacacaagtgtcacggctggggattccaacccacactctgctgatcagaaacaccagagtttgagtccagtgctctttaaAACTGCTAGACCATGACACTCCATGTATGCTAGCCTTTGCTAATGCTATCTATTGAATTTAAGCACATGGAGCGAtaacaaaaaaaggaacaagtaaatatttgtaatttttcaccaaacattcttcttcttttttatatattaattttcTACATATTTCTGGTTTTGGTTTCTTCAGGGAGTAGTCCATTCAGCCACTAGCGGGACGGTCGTATGAAAAATAGTCCGACCAAACGATAAGCATCAAAAGGAAGACTCGGTCGACAGACTTGACTACCAAAGGGACCTGACAACACGAGACCAGGATCGACAGCCTCTCCATTCTTTTCTCTCATTCTCGGACTTTGGTGTTTGTAAATTGAGCTTTTACTTTTGAAATAAACTCTTTATTTCTGTTTCAGTACATTgtaggaggagggggggggattCATTTCTGTTTTTGAGAATAgtcagtttcctcatagggtgccctttaccgaggagaaaatgccttggtgcccttgccctttcaaaaatgaagcatacaggcctgaatctGCCACCGCCAATATACAGTAATAAAATTAGCGAGAACTATACtaacagagagagagagatcaTGAGGgaagctttaaaaaataaaaaataaatgaatattattCAGTTTTGGAGTTAACACAACACAAATTGTCTGCAGGCTTGTCGCTAACATCTACCTATTCTGTACATTTGGCCATATCGCAACCCGATCGTGAAATCTAATATATTCAAGGCGGCCCACAAAAACTATTGAAATGTGTAACTCGAGGAACAATTCTAGATAAATTTTAGGTATTTATTTCACAGGCATGCAACATGTCCCTAttcttgaaataattaaaaccGATACATGTAGCTGACTGTTAGTTTGTTAAATCACATAAGACTAAAagctaggcccaatttcatggctctgcttaccgaagTAAAGAATTTACGCTTATGGAACCAGGGAATTCtacgcttacgtcaagcgtatgtCACAGGTTAGCGGGAAATTTTGGCTTgggtactccatgttactaggtattcttcgcttacacagctagcgcagaaactcgGCATCGTAAGTGCAGAAATCGGCAGCtagcagagccttgaaattgggGCCAGATCTCATGACCAATTCATTGTGCCTTACCCAGTTATTTGCTGAGAAAAACAGACGTCCTCACTGCTTTTAGAATGGGTCCATTCATGGgtacaatgtatatatatacTCTTATCAGATCTTTAACAGcatctgaaataaaaattgaGAATGGAAGAAGGGAATAAATAAGTTGTTTATCATATTTTCTGTCCAGTTTTTGATGGTAAAGGAGCTAATATTACAAAGTCAAATATGCTGAAAGGGAAGGTATgcctttggtaatcactcaaaacatttataaccaacaaaacttccttcctaagaagcactgcagctgttcctttaaatgtataACACTGAGAGAAACAATTCCTTTGAAAGAGAGAgggattaaaaacatttaaatcggAGAAACAGTTCTGctggaaatgtttctcagattgcatattccaattacggattattcttcctgcatggacataactgCCCAGGTATCTAAAAAgcgccaccaccttttgaaatgaaatttacacaggttagttttattgtatttatctcCATTTATATAGGATTCTAACAATCAaccagttccaaaaaccaaaggtatgctatgcctttaaaggcactgtacacgtttggtaattgtcaaagaccagtgttctctgatataaaacaagcctgtgaaaatttgggctcaattggtcatcgaagttgcgagaaaatgatgacagaaaaaacacccttgttgacaaatttgtgtgctttcaggtaggaataaaagacttcttgctagacgtcttttattattttagtgagaagttacctctttctcaaaaactacgttacttcagagggagtcgtttcccacaatgttttatactatcaacagctctcaaatgcttgttaccaagtcagtttttaagttaatacttgttttgagtaattaccaaacgtgtaccttccctttaagtgataACATCTACAATTTACACATTTCTTGGGAATATTGTCAACAAATCTGATCTACCCTCATGCATCTCAATTGGTTCGTCCCTAGTTAGATGGTTATTAAGTGctgtttatatatatttatttgccTTGATTTGGCTGTGGGCCATGTGTGGTCGTTGTGTGTGTGTCGCTCGACGGTCATTCACACTACAGTTTGTTATCACAAGGTGTAACcataggcctgggcgactagtgaaatttactactcgactagtcgcacctcaaatagtCGCCACTACGACGCTAGTCATGACTTGTTATTAAATCCCAACATGTATTGCGGCATATTGTTTGCAGTTTTGCGTGATACTTCTAGCAGGTGTTAAAGTCGCATAATTGTTTGGAAGCGCACAATTTGCAAAGGTACCTGTCACGAGTTATCCACATGATATAGTTTGTCAAACTATAtggatgggactcgaacccccaAACCTTGAAAGTGACCACAAGCAGCCCCGGGGTCATATCTTTTGTTTACAGTCATTGTTATTCATGATTTCCTTTTAAGTTGGAGACTTCATGGACTTGAAGTGAAATGTGGAAACAAAAGGAAAAAGAGTGTAAATGGCAATAACTTGGCATTCATTACTAAAATTAATGTGCAAATTTCTATCATGTATATATCTGTGAAtcaattaattttatatataataactATGACTTATCAAAGATGTAGAAATTCGTTATGTTTTGGTAGGAGATACTGTATGGTTCAactagattattattattattgtttcctTCATTTTATAATAATCATCTTCTTGTGCCTGTGATTGTTCCTATATTGGAAAGCGGAAAACGTTATATAAATatactgggccaaatttcataaagctagttagcagaaaatactgcttgacaaatttctcttctaagcaaaaattgactagggcaccagtcacaacaatgtaaacttaatgtgattttggctggtaacctgtttctgttaagcaatacttttctttgcttagcaggtttttgtgctttcaggctttatgaaattgggccctgcttggtTGGTATGATTAAGTTGGTTAACTGAGCAATCCGTACTCTTTGTTAACTGAACAATCCGtaatctttgttttcttcttttgtgtGACTCAAGGTAAACTATGTTAATTAAAAGCACTTTGGTTCATTCTTTCAGCACTGCGTTCGTGGAAACTGAACTTGTTCTGTTGAAAAATAACATGTGAAGATGATTTTTTAGTTTCATGAAACGCAATACACTATATAATGGGAATTGTATTTTAAGGTGAAATATTTAAAgcgtgttttgggttttttttttaaggggggggggggagggggtgaggGGATGATTGACCCAAAATGTTACCCTGATAGACAAGTTTGTAATACTGGATAACAGTCTTCTTTGCTTTGCTTTTTTCTCTTGCTGTGTCCAATTTCCCCCCACTATTTTGCCCAAAGTTGCCCCTGCCCCATGGATCCTATGCCTAAATTTTTGTGTATGAATTGATCTTGGTTCCAAAACTCTTTTATCTGCCCCTTgtacaattttcaaaatataaCAACCTTGTCTAGCAAAATGTGTATACATTGTGGATCAGGCAAAACCTTAagctaatgtacatgtagtcccgATCGTTAACCATGCAATGTTCAAACCAAATGAATTAAAACATTTGATTGCGAATGAAGTAATCATGCTTGTGTTTATAATGGCCAAGTCTATGTGAATGATTGTGAATTTATAACAAATACTGTGTTACGAATTATCTTGGGAACTTGTGTAGCTTATGGGACTACAGATATTTATATTTGAGGAAAAAAGTGTCCCAAAAACTGCATGGTATACACTCTTGCTTCGTGGGATATCCctgattattttcaaaatttaactTGTGGATGTGGATGTAAATGTACAACCAATTAAAATTGCGTCTTTCCTGTATGGTGGGTTTAAGGTTCCATTGATACCTAGCATTTGACATGATTACTAATTTAAGTTGCAAgagttcctctttttttctttcttttttttttttttcttttttttggggggggggcctttttctgattgatgatattgaAATGAACATTAAAAGAACAGTTTAGTTGCAGTGATAAGAACCCTagtcttggcacaagacgtTCTTATGTTGTTTGTTATACTATGCATCCATTGAATAGTTTGTGTACCACAAACTGTGATGATAAATAGTGTCTTGAACTAAGACTAATAATACTCaaatccattaggctccgcccacttCATTGCATTAACCATTCACAACTGTGACAGCATGCATAAAAGTCTGGACAAGTTTAATCCTGTAAGAACGTGGACCACTGGGGTGCGTTTCCGcagtcgtaaccaataactgttttggttgaaCTTGCCGTTGGTTGATAACTGGCCATTTTACACACCCCTGCTGCCATTAGGTTTGCTGTGATGTGTTGCTATGCGTTGCTATGGTGGGCGGGGCTTAATGGATGACATGAATAATCAtgaataaacattttgttaacctTGAATAATTTAACCACCTTTGCTGACAACATAGACAGGTTACTTAATGTTATTGATCTACGTTAAACTCAGTCGGTGCTGCTGGTTTTACATATTATATTAATGAAATGTAAAttctttttaattgttattcttCATATTTTCTTTTGCAATTGAATGTTTCTTTCTAATTCTTGAAATAGTGTAAATTTATCTTTTTGTAGTACAAGCTTTGATTTATAAATCAACATAAATTGTGTCCCCTGATAAAGTCATTTATGTTTTTCACACAatatattaaataatttatgtGGTTTTGTTGGTCGAAttgggagaaaaacaaaataaaaagctgaTAAATTCTGTATCTGATCAAATCTATACCAAGTCACCgtcttaaaataaattgaataaaaccTGCATTAACaaactatacatgtagtttctaATTGTAAACTGCTAATGAAAATCGCAAAAATTCGAATGTATTTATGCATTGCCAAGTATCACTGATGACATTTTTCATTCAATGTCGCGCATCACATCAAGCGCAATGCCTTTTGCGACCACTACAAGCATTTTGGCACAAGCTGTTTGCGGtcgctatggtctctaaagggataagcagccttatgaaatttgggcccagggcccaaaATCTGCCTTTGTATGAACATAATATTTTTGCATGAGTAAAGCAAAAGCCCTGATGTTTAAATGCCTACATACCTTTATGCATCATTTGGAAGTGAAGTCGCTCGCAAAGTTTTCCAAGATGAGTTAAATTTTTGCTGTCTAGCGTTGTTTTGCATTCGCTCAATGAAGAATGTGGCAGTCTGAAGTCCTGCGGCTGTATAAGAACATGTATTATGCAAGTTACTCATAATGACCTTTCAGATTGTTAACATGGCTGGATAAGCCCATTGAAAATGCACCCCGTTTTGAATTGTAAACGGGGCttaatttcatatagctgtcATGATCAAAACAAGCGAAGAtaattcctgcttagcagaaacaggtcaccagccaaactatcatgtaATGTTTATCATTGgagactggtaccctgctaaGGTTTGCTTGGCAGAAAACAAATAGCGAAagcttttatgaaattgagctcaTGTTGTATTGGTGGTTAATTCAgcagttttcttttttagaagTGATTAATATATAAAATGTAGTCTTCAGTAgggtgcagccatcttggattcCTGCATGTCAAATGAGTAGACCTTtctatttttgaaaaacaaaccgCGCTGGTAGCAAAACATTTCACTGGTTCACCGATGTTGTATCTAAATTCAACATTTCTGAAAACGTTCAATCAAAATACatcccatgattggttgctttgtttccagcAAATTCAACCgaatttttgaatatttgtgtcaAATTACTACAAACTGTGGCTGTCTGTTTTCGCTTTTCATTAATGGCTTCCCAGTTTTCCAACCCAGGTTGGCAAAAAGGAATGAAAAAGtagtggcaggatacagaaagttTTGTGACGTCGCaaaatagaaaggtctatagaacCAAATCGTGTGTTGATGGACAGTAGTCTAGCTACCTTTATGGTATGGCTGGAATTGGTAGTCATTATCACTATGGCATACAGGGAACTTGACCAAGATGGCGGCATAATTTTGATGGTGTATTTCTAAGGGTTGGGGGCGCACTCATtgcacaggcctggaatttcatctttgagagggcaaggccgctttcattttgaaaagagaaCTTCAATTCGAAAACCTTAAAGTTAATGgcaaacttttgaaggggcaccaccAGGGGCAATGGGGGCCATGgttgcctgcgtgtaattccaggcttgatTGTTTAGTATGCTAGTCTACttatagacttgactcaagtcccaatcccgtgccatccccagaaagctactgttttgtgatgctctgcattccaaaacctgttccgcattctcgggaccacattttgacggcgagtgcacactgtactgtatgctacgggTTGTTTCATGTGAGTTGAGGTAATAGCTTAGGGaccctctcacacgagaatgggacttgaatcaagtctagtctaCTTAGGAAACTTAATGCCATAAGGCAAAGCAGCCTGTATTCTCATTGTCAGCTGAAGAGTATTATTCAGTATCTCTAGCAGTGTAATCTAATCCAACtatttttcataaaaattgaaaatgacttgaagatataattattttttaaaaagagagtTAATCAAAAATggataaaaaaatcaaataaataaataccaaaaCAGAAGTATATATGACTTTGTGTAAAAATATGCTATGTATTATGTACCTGCACATTGGATGTgcagccatttttgttttcttctgaagGTTATATAATGTAGATACATTAAGTTTAAGGgtgtttaataattattttggggaaGGTTAACAAATAAATTCCTATACAAGAAGAATATTTGTGTACTGTCTGACTGCTTACCTTTTTGACTTGAAGGTGTCCAAACTGTTAAGAGCTTCAACTCCTCtatagcctttgagaaagactctgctagggtcgaaaacgTCAGACCATCAACTATTTACTGAGTTTCAAAAACAGTAACACATATAATGTGCTTGCTGATCAGAAATGAGCAGGGAACCAGGGGCAGTCACCATCAGTAAAACATCACTTGGCACTTGGGTCACCTGTTTTGGCTAGCCAACAATTTTCTGAGTTCAGCAAATGTATGTGTACTAGTCATTCACTGactccaggggtggatttcacaaagagttaagactagtcttatctcgagttaggacgagtaactcgtccttttacttgtcctaacttatgtaggatgggttcaatgcgtcctagaatctttggatacagaacttaactcatcctaagtcctaagattaatcctaagttgggaaggGTTTGGTTAAATCGTCGGCTGATATTCGGCAtaatctcaaaaatgctaccacctttatTAATGAAATTTCCCCCGGTTAGTTTTGCTGTATATATCTACAGTTATATACGATTAAAACAATCGGAAGGCCCCAcaaaccaaaggtaaacttcGCCTTTAAAATATTCTTGGTGTGTCATGGCATAAAGGAAATTTTGGTGTGAGAAGGAACATACGACTCTCAATTAAAATTTTCCAAAAGGCACCATGGAAAGTGTGGCCATCTCGATTTTACTCCACTCCATATCatttgtaaccaaactgaggctggacgaaataatagtctggtgccatgtttgcacaatgaatgttagcattcagtACTGTTTTGGACACAGAGAACATGCATGACCAAGATTGTGACAGTGCGATAAAGGTATGCAGTTGTCGTTAGTTAATATGAAACCAGATGTAATATTATTGCTCAATGGttcagcaatgttttcaggagagtcgttGAAATCCGATGTACGTGCTAAACTAATCTTAGTCTTATTGagagacaaaattatttttgtgacattgttttgacTACTCaatctcaaaactacagcaccttagcaagtaattttttaagggaagctttctaccattattatctttaaaccgttcAAGTTTAACGTTAAACTGTGGACGTTAGTGTCTTGcctcatacaaaaagtacccaaaccctttaaaaagaaatctaCATGACCTGAAATTCAAAGAGAGGGCGAGGACTACGGAGTGAACTACGGTGAGCATAGCGACACCCTCTTCTCAGTTCTGAACTATATTTTGCACATCATTAACAAATGAAAAgagatttatttttaaccagTCGTTCAGATCAAAATTTCTGATACGGAATGTGGAATTTGAGACGTTGCCCACGCCTCAATGTTTGACTGCTTAATTTTAGTTTATGGAGACCTCCTGCTAGGGAGCGTCTGCAGTAGTGTTGTTATACATATCATATGAATGGCAGTCACTTGTGCAGGGGCAAGTCCAACAATACATAATTAAAACACCAGTATTCCCCGTTCTAGGATTCttgtacattaaaggcagtggacactattggttattgctcaaaataattattagcataaatcctcacttggtgacgagtaatagggagaggttgatagtataaaaacattgtgagaaacggctccctctgaagtgacacagttttcgtgaaagaagtaattttccacaaatttgatttcgagacctcagatttagaatttgaggtctcgaaatcaagcatctgaaagcacacaacttcgtgtgacaaggatgttttttctttcatagttatctcgcaactccgacgaccaattgagctcaaattttcacaggtttgttattttatgcatatgttgagatacaccaagtgagaagactggtctttgaccattaccaatagtgtccagtgtctttaaaggcatgaacaccgttggtaattgtcaaagaccagtcttctcacttggtgtatctaaaaatattcataaaataaaaaacctgtgaaaatttgaactcaattggtagtcaaagttgtgagagagtaataaaagaaaaaacacccttgttgcacaagttgtgtgctttcagatgccttgaatttgagacctcacccgaggtctcgaattcaattcaaatattttagtgagaaatgacttctttctcaaaaactacgtcacttcagagggagccgtttctcacaatattttaaactatcaacagctttccattgcttgtaattaagtaagtttgtatgctaacaattattttgagtagttacaaatagtgttcagtgcctttaatattcaaTGCTTTACATCAAGGTGTGTACAGGTCAAATTTGATACGATCATCCTTCGAGATCAATGACCATTGATAGTGTCATTACAttcaaaggcaaagtatacctttggttttaggAACAATTTGATTGAATCCTTCACAAAATATACATACacgacacggtgaaacgtgtggaaacaagggtgggttttcccgttattttctcccgactccgatgaccgattgagccttaattttcacaggtttgttattttatatataagttgtgatacacgaagtcttggcctttggacaatactgtttaccgatgttgtgcgattgctttaaaaaggTGGTagagtttttgagatatagcTGAAAATCCGGAGCAATTATGTCCACACGGGAGGAATTatctgcaattggaatacacaatctgagaaacatttcatgcagaaacgtttctcagattgaaatgtttttgaatccctttctctaaaaaccacattcctttgaagggaattgtttctccaaattgtatacattatcaacagcttcaggcctagtcagtttttatggtcattaatgtTGGAGTAATAGCCAAagatgggtgcgttcgtttagcttccctgggtcgacgcTGCAGTGCTCATTCgtgtgagcccctgacaagagctaatcgaacgatcacactcaccgctctcgtattgacgtcatgcacctcgggccagccccaagtgacccactccacaagcagggcacttggggctgacccggatgagcccctggaatgacgtcaaagctattcaaacgcaccgggggcagacagGGGTCGACcccgggaagctaatcgaatgcacccattaTCAACAGCTTCAGTGCTACctaccaagtaaattgttatggtcattaattttggagtaattaccaaagatgtacaCTCCATTTAATGAACCATTTGCAATCATGTCAAAAGTCAATTTGGATGATagttatacatgtaaatacaccAGGGGTGAATGAGAGttattgctgacaaaaaaggTCTGAAAATAAAATCTGTATTATAAAAggtctgttgaaataaataaccCTTTGGAAACTACTTGAGTTACAGAATTCAAGGAGCTTGTGGGAACAGTATCGTCAGTGCTAGAAAAGGAGATCAATCATGCTCTAAATTTCAGAAGAAAACAACAGCTACTTTTTTTTCACCAGACGTACATAAAGGCGTTTGAACTCGGATAACattctgaaatttctcatccccaACACACACAGAATTAGAACGTACATTGCAAATGAGTACAAACGACAATAGCCACACTTTATGTTaattggagacttttgagacactggtggcagcagacatattGCTCCTTTTTTGCGGCTctaagtgtgtgtgtgtacatgcTCAGTATAGCAtgcgtaggtctgagcatgAGCACTACTGGTGAGAATTGTGAAAAAGGACTATCCAAAAGCATGGGCACTACtggcaaaaattgtgaaaaaagggctgtccaaaagtctcccattgacacCATTCTGCAAGGTCAACACCAAAAGGTAAACCGAGAAAATCCTGGGCAACATACCGTCTCAACATGCCCTGAGATGGGCAACTAATTATGCAATGGTTTAGCCATTAAAATATATTGGATTAACCCAACTTGACTTGAACAAATTTCTGTCATAAATTTGACAGAAATATTATAAGGTAGTTATCTGTACAAACAACagtcttaagatttttttttctagcaAGACATAATTGCACAATTTTAAACGCAAGACATTCTGCAGAACTTTACAAATGACACATGCTTCAGAATATGTATAAAACCCAATTTTGTAGAGCACACTGTGCAAACaccaacaattaaaaacaacacattCTGCAGagtataacaaacaaaacattttgaggaaCATTACAATCGACAC includes the following:
- the LOC117293995 gene encoding WD repeat-containing protein 20-like yields the protein MAASEGGGKDEVKTQFGTREGTYKLMTLSEYSWPSRAPYNVQCCHPVRVSFTSVDDGSGCNDKICFNVGRELYFYPYKGVRKAADLTKPLDKRTYKGGTLPTCHSINQFTASAQGISLLVGFSAGQVQLIDPIRKDISKIYNEERLIDKTKVTCLAWVPGTEHMFLAAHSSGQMYLYNEGLPPVNTPPHYQLLKQGDGYQIFTCKSKSTRNPVFRWVLGEGSLNEFAFSTDAKFIACVSQDGFLRVFDYDTMDLHGSMKSYFGGLSCVCWSPDGKYVVVGGEDDLVTVWSFMDKKVVARGHGHGSWVSVVSFDPFTTAVLQNESTLYGSDDDFSLMNSRERSYSSHSRTSIISSGENSITQVSYRFGSVGQDTHLCLWEFTEDSLRMFQPPIRTRTNTTLSLGQTSLSQSNNIASHNKSTGNATGHLDSSSISSKFSNLSLTTDKHKDKHKKDSVSSKSSMHSHSNKMHLRILEEGSRVGTQVCPRLDEVLMLEPLVAKKIAQERLTALVCREDCIVTACQEGFVSTWARPGKVGVVHSATSGTVV